In the genome of Gammaproteobacteria bacterium, one region contains:
- a CDS encoding SOS response-associated peptidase, translating into MCGRYNVLTSAQGFVDLLDLLVEIGSMGADGPRYNAAPTQMLPVVRRLPDAVGARIDDLKWGLVPSWAKDPGIGNRMINARVESAAEKPAYRVPYRRRRCLVAADGWYEWRRSADGKQPWTIRRRDGEPFFIAGLWESWRGKGRDADAPALETFTLLTGDASAQLARIHARMPVVLDRGLYEQWLDPRMTDPQALCEVLDARPVDVFEVWPVSRYVNSPANDSARCLERIPDPERS; encoded by the coding sequence ATGTGCGGACGCTACAATGTACTGACCTCGGCCCAGGGTTTTGTCGACCTGCTGGACCTCCTGGTCGAGATCGGGAGCATGGGCGCGGACGGGCCGCGCTACAACGCGGCACCGACGCAAATGCTACCCGTCGTACGCCGGCTACCGGACGCCGTCGGCGCACGCATCGACGATCTGAAGTGGGGCCTGGTGCCATCCTGGGCGAAGGACCCGGGGATCGGAAACCGCATGATCAATGCCCGGGTGGAGAGCGCGGCCGAAAAGCCCGCCTATCGCGTCCCGTATCGTCGACGACGCTGCCTGGTCGCGGCAGATGGCTGGTATGAATGGAGGCGGTCGGCCGACGGAAAACAACCCTGGACGATCCGGCGACGCGATGGCGAACCTTTTTTCATCGCGGGACTGTGGGAGTCGTGGCGGGGGAAGGGCCGGGATGCCGATGCGCCGGCACTCGAGACCTTTACCCTGCTGACCGGCGACGCATCCGCCCAGCTTGCTCGTATCCATGCGCGCATGCCAGTGGTCCTGGACCGCGGGTTGTACGAGCAATGGCTGGACCCACGGATGACGGATCCGCAGGCGTTATGCGAGGTTCTCGACGCGCGTCCAGTGGACGTGTTCGAGGTCTGGCCGGTCAGCCGCTACGTGAACAGCCCGGCCAACGATTCGGCGCGTTGCCTCGAGCGCATCCCGGATCCCGAACGTTCCTGA
- a CDS encoding DnaJ domain-containing protein: protein MEFKDYYRTLNVSRDATLDQIKQSYRRLARKYHPDVSKESNAEQRFKELGEAYEVLKDPEKRAAYDRFGSEWKQGQEFRPPPDWDAGFEFSGGGFTGAEGFSDFFETLFGRRTGHGAARGRFRAQGQDHHAKILVSLEDAYHGASRTISLQAPQIDPSGHVYAGTRNLNVRIPRGVIEGQRIRLTGQGSPGIGGGPAGDLYLEIAYEPHRWFKPDGRDLYLELPVTPWEAGLGATVTVPTPGGRVDLRLPAGSQSGQKLRLKGKGMTGKVPGDLYIVLKIMTPKPKSDADRKLYEKMAQQMAFDPRTSMGS from the coding sequence ATGGAATTCAAGGACTATTACCGGACACTCAACGTCTCACGCGACGCTACGCTGGATCAGATCAAGCAGTCCTATCGCCGTCTGGCGCGAAAATACCACCCGGACGTCAGCAAGGAGTCGAACGCCGAGCAGCGGTTCAAGGAGCTCGGCGAGGCCTACGAGGTTCTGAAGGACCCTGAGAAGCGAGCGGCCTACGATCGCTTCGGAAGCGAGTGGAAGCAGGGGCAGGAGTTCAGGCCGCCGCCGGACTGGGACGCCGGGTTCGAATTCTCCGGCGGGGGATTCACCGGCGCGGAGGGGTTCAGCGACTTTTTCGAGACCCTGTTCGGCCGACGCACGGGCCACGGCGCCGCGCGCGGCAGGTTCCGGGCACAAGGACAGGATCATCACGCCAAGATCCTGGTGAGCCTGGAGGATGCCTATCACGGCGCCTCGCGCACCATTTCGCTGCAGGCACCGCAGATCGATCCCTCCGGTCACGTTTATGCAGGCACCAGAAACCTCAACGTGCGCATTCCACGCGGTGTCATCGAGGGGCAGCGTATCCGTCTGACCGGACAGGGCTCGCCCGGGATCGGTGGAGGGCCGGCGGGAGATCTCTATCTGGAGATCGCGTACGAGCCTCATCGGTGGTTCAAGCCCGACGGGCGGGACCTCTATCTGGAACTCCCCGTCACCCCCTGGGAAGCCGGACTCGGGGCCACCGTCACCGTCCCCACGCCGGGCGGCCGGGTGGACCTGAGGCTGCCGGCCGGATCGCAATCGGGTCAGAAACTTCGGCTCAAGGGAAAGGGTATGACCGGCAAGGTACCGGGTGACCTGTACATCGTGCTCAAGATCATGACACCGAAGCCCAAATCGGATGCGGACCGCAAACTCTACGAGAAGATGGCGCAGCAGATGGCATTCGATCCGCGAACCTCGATGGGGAGCTGA